The genomic stretch gcgtattttttctaaatgtgTGGATTatccaaataaaataaagatagtagtagaaagtatatttttaagattatatataaatattcttgtgtgtatatacaatgcatacatatatacatacatacagatatatatatatatatatatatatatatatatatatatatataaaatatgtgttttgacattaaataatttataatgatatttattaaagggTATTATAATatcctttttcctcttttttttagttttgtaTACTATGAAcggtatttataattaataaattttagtgaataagaatgatttatatcgatgtgtgcatgtataaatatataaataaatttaaaaaaatatgtttgtaaatACCGCCTTATACGTGTGATTCGCATCTTGAACACAAGCGCATGCGCTCTATTTTCTATAAAGCGGACCATTCTATATGCTATATGTCGATGATTCACTCTTATCATTGTGCAATTGTGCACAGCTGATTTGATGAAATATAGCAAATAAACGTAGGCTACTTCTGCGattgaataaatgttttaataaaaactttatattttacgtcttcttttatttatagtttacagggaagacatattttatacaactcATTAAAAATCAGGCTGATGATGTTTATTTAAACGCTGTCTACGTTAATCATGGTCATGCAGACATGGTTTTCACGTTACACTTGTAATTCTGTTTACGtatgtactttttttatctgcGATATCTTGCGGGAAATAtatctggaaaaatattttacaaattgaattattcCGCATTCAATTTTCGATGATATTCAAGTTTTCGATTTATAAtgtaagtattatattatgtgatGATGTTCTTTTGCATAGcctcaaaatattcaattaatattttccaaaaagataattgtatgtatattttgtctcttccttttttatattactgttttatagaaaaatataattttttacatattagcgttttaattttatttctttactatatattttattttttcataatatgtatttagttTTTGTCATTTACAGGTATTTGacagaataatgaaaatttttatatatccacttaaaaaattgttatttctgGAATAAGTTGCCAAGAGACTTCCAGtgcaatataatgaataatcttGCTGGACAGTTTCGCAAGACGACATGGGATccaattcttataatttcccAGATAATTGCTGTGCAGACTGTCATGTATTTCTGTCTCGGATTCTGGATTTGGATTGTTGCTTCGATATTGAGTTCAACAAAATCGCTGGATTATGTCTTTCAGTACAAGGAGATACATGTTCGTGACTTTGGAggacaattaattattgttacatttGTTCTAAATGCATTGGTGGGTGCAATTGCGTTATGGTGGTTAGTGCAAAGAACGAAATTGTGCATGGATTTTGCATGTACAGCCCATTGTATTCATTTGATCTGTTGCTGGGTGTACAATGGAACTTATCCAACATCCTTCAGCTGGTGGTGTTTAAATCTCGTATCGTTAAGTATAATGTGTGTCTGTGGAGAATTTCTTTGTATGAGAACAGAATTGCAAGCAATACCCTTGAGTATGAACAGTCAGAAGACAGCTTTATGAAATacaaacacaaaaaaaaatttgtgagataaaaaaataaagactaaataaaatcttttcagtaaatacatattttttttatattatgagttaaaacttttgtttaaGGATTTTTATTGTCGAAaacgttatttaatttttaatgtgtttAAAAACTGCTTCTCACAAATAAGTATAATCTTTCAAAATCTAACTTTctgataaatttatgtatcttttactaattatttatatttatatatattaatttatatataattttaaattattaaacaatatctttcaaactatatatacaaatatataatctaataaatataggtATAATTCATAATCTTGATATCTTacaaacttatttattaattattaacatcttgttaaaacatatatatcatgGTATTGGTACATTATCCAATAGCAAGATTTATAGAAATCtctctatattattaaatatatattatttggtaCAGTTAAGATGATTAAACTGCATTGTATAAATTGCACagtcttattttatttcaagacaAAACATGCACATTGTATtctagaatatatacatattttttaattgataatttaactACCCATATACAGTGATTACCTAATGATGATCCTCTTTATAAAAACGCAAACCGCAATAACCACAGCTATGGTTGCCTGGTTTATCCtaggaaaagaataaaataaatgcaatctcttttaaaaataagaatagattcaatatataatctattatattttcatagtaCTATTAAggaactatttattttataaattttttcgactATTGAATATTGACTAACACattcttgaatataaatattctatatattgacatatattttaccaGATTTATATACACTTTGGGATGTCCAAGTGGGCCTCCACCACCATCGCAAGCtactattctttcttttttaggaGATGGTGGCACTtcgtttatcaatttaatcccccaatttttattaacttcttTTGGTCTGTCCATGAATCTGACCAATCGATAATCATCTTTTTCGAACACCTGATAAAGTTCGATGcaattttcgtttaaaaaaagatttaattattaagaggGTTAaaccttttttctttcttcaaatAATGAGCGTGAATGAAGGATAGCTCACCTGCCCAGTGTGAGTGACTTGAGTGTCACCTTCGTTCACAGTTGCATACATACGTTGCGTTATTGTATTTAACGCGGACACATTTCTTCTGTACAATTTGCTAAAAGGAGTACATAACTCCCTTACCCTTTTGGTCGCCATACTTGACGATTGTTGACGATTGTTGATCgttcatagatatatattaaagtcatAGATGTGAAGCTAAAGCTGCATTTGCTTTGAtgctgtacatacatacatatatacatagtataAGTATCGAAAGtatttgattgaccaatcgtggcaaagatatctttattctgattggtcaattaatTGCACTTGTAATGTCATACAAACATAGcctaaaatttacaataagaaggaataatagcaaattttatttttgatgtacTTCGGACAATTCTAATCAGCATGGTTCTACACATGAAGTTTATTCAGATGCAAATGTGTGGAACATGTTATCCATACAAAAGCAAAATATGCAAATCGAAGTCAGTAACACGTTTCAACCCGTTtctcttatgaaaaattattgatcttaccttttctttctgtctctttttctcttcttactatattcaatatatattatgtcaatatattttttacatatttatgtaatagctttattatatatatatatatatatatatatatatatatatatatatatatatatatatatgtaaatttaatataattatttttgttttcttgaaTCTTTAAtctatagtttttaatattgaaatttttacttatagaacaaataatatttgcctGATTCAATTATTTCGTTACATTGAAAAAACTTTGGGAACTTGTacttaaaaatgcaatatgtcGAACCATAAACAATTAAGATTTCACATATgactttagatttttattcccTTTTTCATAtcacacataaaaaatattaaaaaaaggaattatcgcattaaatataatatcaatttatgtagaaccagtaaaaatttttattagatacataaaaattttcacagagAACAAAATACCACatatgcacatacacacaaacacaaaaacacacacaccacGATTTGGGCTTGCTGTACAAAAATGACACTGGGTCATAAAAGAGCGATTCAGGACACGATTACGTACGAAAATCTCAATAAAGATatcgattttctttctctctttttttctcttgacgCATCAATGTgggataaatagataaatagccGTTCTTCTCAGTGCCGGATTTAAGTTCATATACGATTCcgagttatatatacatatctatataataaattatttaaaataatcaattctaTCTAATTGTAAGTAGAGAGATTGTTTCCCTTCATTTCAgcgagaagagaaaataataaatataaaaaatatttaaaataaaaaaatcattaaaattattttatatttaccgaCAAGATCTTGGATCTATcgaaaataatcgattattgattattaacaatattagcCAAaaccatataaaaaattattatgcttttGATCGCTAATGATCAATTATACATcttttacagaatttttttaaagatattaatgcctaaaaaaagtttatgtaaaaaaacttggcctatatattttttatatgtaaattttgaacctagaaataaatgtttctttatcatttacaTCTTCGCCAATTATACTTTTTGCGCGTATGTAAGAGAGTTGGTAGGAAAACTTTTCCAATCGTATTCTTCACCCCATAATTCAAGGTCGCTCGATGATCCTTCGTCATCTCGTATACGAACGCAGGCGCACAGAAACGCTCTTGGGGTGAGTCTACAAGGCTACAAGGTGAAAgagagtatatgtatatgtattagttGTGGATAATCGCGAGGTGAACGTGACGAATTGCTTTCCGAAGCTACTGACGCGATGTCTCAGTTGTGATTTATTGGAAAGCCGAGGAAGCCCTTGCTCGCTAGCCTCTTGTTCCAGCTGAATAGAATAATGTAACGTTACGGGAACGATCTGGGGTGAGtgttaacatatatttatctcgctCTACCGTATGCCAGACTGATGATATCTGTGTCTCTTGCGTTTTATTTCTATCGTAAAGCGTTCGTATGCTTCATTCTTACAATGACAACCTCGTctgaattaagaaattaaaaattagtaacttagataattaaattttttttttataaattatagttttatattaaaacaggaCACACACAAAGAGAAATGTGttaatgaaagatatttatatataaaatatacaaaacaaaCTCCGGCTTCAAAGTTTTAAGTCGATAATATTGTTGCGATTAATTCTCAAGATTAATTGCGACGAGATCAAACGACAGCTGTTTGACAGCCGCAATAAATCGCTCGTTGACGGAAGATTTAAACGATGTGGACATAGATTCGCAATTAAGATGGACGTTCACGGTGCCGGAGTAGTCGCCGTTCTGGGCACAGTTGGAGCTGCTACCGGAGCAATCTCGGCAGTAATCGTCTACACCATTTGTGCGCGTCGCCGACGATTGCCGCTGCTTACTTCGGTTGGAGGACCACTTAACTGGCACgtatctttgtatttttttggaTGTGTTCATTCATTGTTTTCGGATAAGCCGTTAATTATCTTAGagtgttttgaaatattacacataaatataatgtttgctTTCggtaaaatctaaaaaatacaatttattctatgtaatttttaaagatataaatgtataaaggaataaatgtgattttttatagGTTTGAAAAGGATCTGTTGAATAGAGCCGAGGAGGCAGCCAGATCATCAAAGGATGTTTTGGTTGGTGTTGCGCTTTCGCGggataataaaatcatcaaGCGCAGTGATAGTCACTCTGATGATGACGAATGGCAATCCGATCATGTATTTGACAGCATTGCCAGTGATTCTCCTAGAAGAGGTCGGTGTATTAGTGTCCCGCCTATTAAGAAAAGAGTGATTAAATTGTGGAAGAAACAAACCTGATGCTACTATTAAgacaaatgaattattttatcatcgaaaaaaattgaagtaaaCTTTGATAAAAGAATCACGTCAGTTTAGCAcatgtaatgtaatatgttTAAACTTATCAAACAACATATAACAAAActattctgtattttttttaacatataacaCATATAACGACTAAAAGAaagttataacaaaaatatgaataaataataatataaaaatgaatagataATGTATGGCATGATATATATGCTCTCGGAATATTTCGTTTAAAATCAGAACattgaattaattgaaaagaattacGCGGCGCTCTTATATTTCCTTAtccattacatatatattcttatctggattttttttacagttatGCAGCATCTCTCGGAATCGGATGATATCTCTCCATCTCCGATGAGTCCGCTCGCGCCACCTCTTCCGGAAGGTACAGTGGTTGCATCCGAGAAGCGCATGGTGATCGTTAGGCCACCGCTGCGAAGTATAGATGGATCTCAATCCCGATTAAATAGTGTCGAAATCGTTGAGTCAACTCGACGACACAAGgtatatattcgtatattatattatactatatttaattattgctgATCCACACACATTAATAACTAGCGCATctgtcatataattatatttctatacatCTATAGCTCTCCTCATCCTCTTCGACCTCATCGTCCGATGAAATCAGAGGTGAATTAAAATTGGGGTTGATTTATGACGCTTCCGCTGGAATACTTACTGTGAGACTTATTGAGgtaatatttctatcttttatgtgtgtgacatatttattgtcaagccaaatatataaattggaataaacattttcttctttaaaggCGCACGATCTTCGTGCCCGAGAATTGAGCGGAATTGCGGATCCTTACGCTAAAATACGTTTGCTGCCTGACCGAAGTAACGTATGGCAAACCACGATACACAGGCGTACTCTGAATCCcggtaaatattttctcattattcccacaaaattattatgaaggaGAAGACAACTTATTcaagaaagatattataaaaagatacctTTTGTACATCTGATTCATCTAGTATTCGACGAGGATTTTGTTTTCGAAGTAACGCCTGCATCATCATTGGCCGGAAGGACATTAGAAATCCTGCTCTATGATTTCGATGCGTTCACGCGACACCGAGGTTTGGGTTATGTGCAGCTTCCCCTATGCTCCGTGCCGGATCTCGGTGCAAATATGATGATCATTACGAAACCAGTTTTACGATACGGTGCGGAGGGTGGTTTTAAAGCACCACCTCTAGGAGAA from Cataglyphis hispanica isolate Lineage 1 chromosome 3, ULB_Chis1_1.0, whole genome shotgun sequence encodes the following:
- the LOC126859473 gene encoding synaptotagmin-1-like; amino-acid sequence: MDVHGAGVVAVLGTVGAATGAISAVIVYTICARRRRLPLLTSVGGPLNWFEKDLLNRAEEAARSSKDVLVGVALSRDNKIIKRSDSHSDDDEWQSDHVFDSIASDSPRRVMQHLSESDDISPSPMSPLAPPLPEGTVVASEKRMVIVRPPLRSIDGSQSRLNSVEIVESTRRHKLSSSSSTSSSDEIRGELKLGLIYDASAGILTVRLIEAHDLRARELSGIADPYAKIRLLPDRSNVWQTTIHRRTLNPVFDEDFVFEVTPASSLAGRTLEILLYDFDAFTRHRGLGYVQLPLCSVPDLGANMMIITKPVLRYGAEGGFKAPPLGELMVSISYQLSLEKLSIIVVRARNLPVLDDPSNANSYVKVSLIQDGKNLRKKKSGIQRETTSPVWNDILSFDISSDVLSKCVLQFSVLRANGDLLAKCEVSNSCQRELFQRVLSGKGASAQWLPLSEPAQHSDNGELKD
- the LOC126859483 gene encoding NADH dehydrogenase [ubiquinone] iron-sulfur protein 6, mitochondrial, which gives rise to MATKRVRELCTPFSKLYRRNVSALNTITQRMYATVNEGDTQVTHTGQVFEKDDYRLVRFMDRPKEVNKNWGIKLINEVPPSPKKERIVACDGGGGPLGHPKVYINLDKPGNHSCGYCGLRFYKEDHH
- the LOC126859482 gene encoding protein SYS1 homolog — translated: MNNLAGQFRKTTWDPILIISQIIAVQTVMYFCLGFWIWIVASILSSTKSLDYVFQYKEIHVRDFGGQLIIVTFVLNALVGAIALWWLVQRTKLCMDFACTAHCIHLICCWVYNGTYPTSFSWWCLNLVSLSIMCVCGEFLCMRTELQAIPLSMNSQKTAL